The Exiguobacterium acetylicum genome includes a window with the following:
- a CDS encoding ABC transporter permease: MLRFIWNSWWRNKERFILLLVGVLIVSTGLSYLIGTTQANNGTVVDELQKRWGSSYDIVVRPEGSRSVTEDLNLLEPNYMSGLDGGITRKQYETIKQIADVEVAAPIAMIGYTSTSSSVGTHTIQEEGIYRLKIKDSQNTGLQKESYTMSTFLAAGWEPMGDATRTGVSPLKLGEQPLYDYGSQVMIAGIDPTAEDQLVGLKKATTTGTYSRFFTETDFPTSYGDQATQIPILLNSREYVDASRTYTYEKVELPFAATGVADMVQKIEQKGGKAYLSKLPVEEPTSYTITTQDVQKKLVDGILKNTLPTGDTNNSNSLSSISLKPSPVEYKTIKSPFGSRWPFTYQVQPKEVAKESLLFKRSMYREAREFEGGFKGWKQVHLNFIGVFNPQKLDVSKDPLTELPMETYFPAKAQWVMDQNDRPVNPVRDVKPANDSYDFLTKPPSMLTTLDAAFKLRGDKAISAIRVNVKGVETMNATSEKKLQAVAQEIEDKTGLITDVTLGSSPQLALTYLPGLKGESALGWVQQPWIKLGSSIAIFQEAKVGMSGIIASVITVALVYVFSSNIILLYARKKEFAILLSLGWRSRQLSKLLFLEATLLGTLVALIAWAILGSFWITADHPIALGRIILIGLSGLLIYWGGTIVPMLLIRRIQPFESMRSGEVSKGRRFVRAQSVVGMSINQLATYWQRTLLSIIAIALPTSLFIFFLFITFRLKGVLYATWLGEYVALEVGTMHYVAMGVALLIAILTTTEIMWQNVNERKNQLAVLKATGWRNGQIRLLVLSEGLMTGLFAGILGLLVALMMIGFVYNQFPTSELGFLSLMLLIPVATGVFGALLPAQLAVRITPNAAIGGVNDNQQLTERRFKWALGSIAATLVIGTTSLFLLAEPETRTAQKEITTPKVQTSGQKLKDLTQDPTDKKHTAEDNTALEQLMNAGAIQTYPGDPAAKNYDFSVKKLVSTPKELKLKEKSGYRFVTIPVFLHNQDELAAGSFSSYRPQTFPLIALDGKEYTPVDYVNHDKTAWKNAFQYINSKKSWVDLVYQVPIDQKVFVLLANDDAVERTTTVKITLEDIEEASTSAATLSKDDAEKLKTLMMRGVTQTSPGNPKHQFDSFHVEALINTPKELNLKHRAGYRFLTIPVVMQDTGDDMGGFTTYRPNRYALTDLNGTDYEPVDYVNRNEKAWKNGFQYFAPYKSRVELVYQVPLEEKRFVLFASDPAFPKPTTVKIDLMKQ; this comes from the coding sequence ATGCTGAGATTCATCTGGAATTCCTGGTGGCGCAACAAGGAGCGGTTCATCCTGCTACTCGTCGGCGTTCTGATCGTCAGTACCGGACTCAGTTATTTAATCGGTACAACACAAGCGAACAACGGAACGGTCGTTGATGAACTGCAAAAGCGCTGGGGATCATCGTACGATATCGTCGTCCGTCCGGAAGGCAGTCGGAGCGTGACCGAAGATTTGAACCTGCTCGAACCGAACTACATGAGTGGACTCGACGGTGGCATCACCCGCAAACAATACGAAACGATCAAGCAGATTGCTGACGTCGAAGTCGCTGCACCGATTGCGATGATTGGCTATACATCGACGTCGAGTAGCGTCGGAACACATACGATCCAAGAAGAAGGGATTTATCGTTTGAAAATCAAGGACTCTCAAAACACAGGGCTCCAAAAAGAATCCTATACCATGTCAACGTTTCTCGCTGCCGGCTGGGAACCAATGGGTGATGCAACACGCACAGGCGTCTCCCCTTTAAAGCTCGGCGAACAGCCCCTTTATGACTACGGCTCACAAGTCATGATTGCTGGAATCGACCCTACAGCCGAAGATCAGCTCGTAGGTTTGAAAAAAGCGACTACAACCGGAACATATAGCCGTTTCTTCACCGAAACCGATTTTCCTACTTCGTACGGAGACCAAGCGACGCAGATTCCGATTTTATTGAATTCTCGTGAATACGTCGATGCGTCCCGCACCTATACATATGAAAAAGTAGAGCTTCCATTCGCTGCAACCGGCGTTGCAGACATGGTACAAAAGATTGAACAAAAAGGTGGGAAAGCATACCTCAGTAAGCTACCAGTAGAGGAACCTACTTCCTACACGATCACGACTCAAGACGTCCAAAAAAAGCTTGTGGACGGTATCCTAAAAAACACCTTACCAACAGGCGATACGAACAATAGTAATTCACTGTCCTCCATTTCTTTAAAGCCTTCACCGGTTGAATACAAAACGATTAAAAGTCCGTTCGGTTCCCGTTGGCCATTTACCTATCAGGTTCAACCAAAAGAGGTCGCCAAGGAATCATTACTCTTCAAGCGAAGTATGTACCGCGAAGCACGTGAATTCGAAGGTGGCTTTAAAGGCTGGAAACAAGTCCATCTCAACTTTATCGGCGTCTTTAACCCACAGAAGCTTGATGTTTCAAAGGATCCTTTGACTGAACTTCCAATGGAGACCTACTTCCCGGCAAAAGCGCAATGGGTCATGGATCAAAACGATCGTCCGGTCAATCCAGTCCGTGACGTCAAACCCGCCAACGATTCGTATGACTTCCTGACGAAACCACCATCGATGCTGACGACACTCGATGCTGCCTTTAAGCTCCGCGGGGATAAAGCGATTTCTGCGATTCGTGTCAACGTCAAAGGGGTCGAGACGATGAACGCGACAAGTGAGAAAAAATTGCAAGCTGTCGCTCAGGAAATCGAAGATAAGACTGGTTTGATCACGGACGTCACACTGGGTTCTTCCCCTCAACTCGCCTTGACTTATTTACCAGGTCTAAAAGGAGAATCAGCGCTCGGCTGGGTTCAACAACCGTGGATCAAGCTCGGCTCGTCGATTGCGATTTTCCAAGAGGCAAAAGTCGGGATGAGTGGCATCATCGCGAGCGTCATTACTGTCGCGCTCGTCTATGTCTTCAGCTCAAACATTATCTTACTCTATGCCCGCAAAAAAGAATTCGCGATCCTGCTATCGCTCGGCTGGCGATCACGTCAGCTGTCTAAACTCCTCTTCCTTGAGGCAACACTTCTCGGAACGCTGGTCGCACTCATCGCTTGGGCGATTCTCGGATCATTTTGGATAACAGCGGATCACCCGATTGCTCTCGGACGCATCATCTTAATTGGACTATCCGGACTGTTGATTTACTGGGGCGGTACGATTGTTCCGATGTTACTCATCCGTCGGATTCAACCGTTTGAAAGCATGCGCTCCGGCGAAGTTTCAAAGGGACGGCGTTTCGTCCGGGCGCAAAGTGTCGTCGGAATGAGCATCAATCAACTTGCGACCTACTGGCAACGGACGCTACTGTCCATCATCGCCATCGCCTTACCGACGAGCTTATTCATCTTCTTCTTATTCATCACGTTCCGACTAAAAGGCGTCTTATATGCGACTTGGCTCGGTGAATATGTTGCGCTCGAAGTCGGTACGATGCACTACGTCGCAATGGGCGTCGCCCTACTAATCGCAATCCTGACGACAACCGAAATCATGTGGCAAAACGTCAATGAACGAAAGAATCAGCTCGCTGTGCTCAAAGCAACCGGTTGGCGAAACGGTCAAATCCGTCTACTTGTTCTCAGTGAAGGACTCATGACTGGACTCTTCGCTGGAATCCTTGGTCTACTTGTCGCTTTGATGATGATTGGTTTCGTCTATAATCAGTTCCCGACTAGTGAACTCGGTTTCTTAAGCCTCATGCTCCTGATTCCGGTGGCGACAGGCGTCTTTGGTGCCTTGCTCCCTGCCCAGCTCGCTGTACGCATCACACCAAACGCAGCCATTGGTGGTGTGAACGATAATCAACAATTGACCGAACGTCGCTTCAAATGGGCTCTCGGTAGCATCGCTGCTACCCTTGTCATCGGGACGACGAGTTTATTCCTCCTCGCTGAACCTGAAACGAGAACGGCTCAAAAAGAGATAACGACACCAAAAGTACAAACGAGCGGACAAAAACTAAAAGATCTCACTCAAGATCCTACTGATAAGAAACATACCGCCGAAGACAATACGGCACTAGAACAACTGATGAACGCAGGCGCTATTCAGACGTACCCGGGTGACCCTGCGGCGAAGAATTATGACTTCTCTGTTAAAAAACTCGTCTCAACACCGAAAGAATTAAAGCTTAAAGAGAAGTCAGGGTATCGTTTCGTGACGATTCCCGTTTTCCTTCATAACCAAGATGAATTAGCTGCAGGTTCATTCTCGTCGTATCGACCGCAAACCTTTCCGTTAATCGCTCTTGACGGAAAAGAGTATACTCCTGTCGATTATGTCAATCACGATAAAACGGCATGGAAAAATGCGTTTCAATACATCAATTCGAAAAAATCATGGGTCGATCTAGTATACCAAGTACCGATTGACCAAAAAGTGTTCGTCTTGCTTGCAAATGATGATGCCGTCGAACGAACGACGACCGTCAAGATCACGCTAGAAGATATCGAAGAAGCAAGTACGTCAGCTGCTACCCTTTCTAAAGACGACGCAGAAAAACTCAAAACATTGATGATGCGTGGTGTCACTCAGACATCTCCCGGGAATCCGAAGCATCAGTTTGATTCTTTCCATGTCGAGGCGTTGATTAACACACCAAAAGAACTGAATCTGAAGCATCGTGCCGGCTATCGTTTCTTGACGATTCCCGTCGTCATGCAAGATACGGGGGATGATATGGGCGGATTCACGACGTATCGTCCCAATCGGTATGCTTTGACGGATTTAAATGGCACGGATTATGAACCAGTTGATTATGTGAATCGGAATGAGAAGGCCTGGAAGAATGGCTTTCAATATTTCGCACCCTATAAATCACGCGTGGAGTTAGTCTATCAAGTGCCACTCGAAGAAAAACGGTTCGTCCTGTTCGCTTCTGATCCAGCTTTTCCAAAACCA
- a CDS encoding GNAT family N-acetyltransferase: MYLIGERIFLRPIDVTDAHVLLEQTQDETLRYLTGTTATFSLEQIEQHIQTIQADATRHDFAICLTSGETVGECSILDIDSDSGTAGFRISLRALSLTGQGYGTETIACIFRFCFEELQLGQLELEVFSHNERAIAAYKKVGFHIMETIPGALLYDGGSFDEIIMRKRNPLVV; the protein is encoded by the coding sequence ATGTACCTTATCGGAGAACGGATTTTTCTACGCCCGATTGACGTGACCGATGCGCACGTTTTATTGGAACAAACCCAGGATGAGACATTACGTTACCTGACGGGTACGACGGCGACATTTTCGCTTGAACAGATTGAACAGCATATTCAAACGATTCAAGCTGATGCGACGCGTCATGATTTTGCAATTTGCCTGACGTCCGGTGAGACGGTCGGCGAGTGCTCGATTCTTGATATCGATTCGGATTCAGGAACGGCTGGCTTTCGAATCTCACTCCGTGCCCTCTCCTTAACAGGTCAAGGATACGGGACAGAAACAATCGCGTGTATCTTCCGATTTTGTTTCGAAGAACTTCAGCTAGGTCAACTTGAACTCGAAGTGTTTTCGCACAATGAACGGGCAATCGCTGCGTATAAGAAAGTCGGTTTTCACATCATGGAAACGATTCCTGGCGCTTTACTGTACGATGGCGGTTCGTTTGACGAGATTATCATGCGAAAACGGAATCCACTCGTTGTTTAA
- a CDS encoding MFS transporter codes for MSHWKYPGLLLLGVGVSNIGAWVYFIALNLIVLERTGSAFAVSVLYILLPISALLTSLWSGSVIDRINQRRLLVLLDVARAILVFSLTLIDSLFVLYVLVFILNIGNTLFETSSLIYMTKLVPENSRQRFNALKNFIQSAGFILGPSIAGFLFLIGSPETAIVLNAGALLLSAILLSFLPNVHLTSKEKTPFTLRLILSDWKETLVFARTRRYIAVVYALYALMIVLMSGLDSLEASFATIVLEVDESTYGFLVSIAGVGIICGSAVNAIFTRRLTPRFLIQFGALMTPVGYLIFASATSFLIAAIGFFLLTFALAFANTGFMTFAQTHIPVELMGRFLSSIHVVQSTGVILLTALIGFYAETSIRLTYTVASVGFLLIGGLIVFIVQDRTKRQYFTTETDETITLSS; via the coding sequence ATGTCGCATTGGAAATATCCTGGATTACTGTTACTTGGTGTCGGTGTCTCAAACATCGGTGCTTGGGTCTACTTCATCGCCTTGAATTTAATCGTCCTCGAACGAACCGGATCAGCGTTTGCTGTCTCCGTTCTCTATATCCTCTTACCGATTTCTGCTCTCTTGACGAGTCTCTGGTCCGGCAGTGTCATTGATCGCATCAATCAGCGCCGTTTGCTCGTGTTGCTTGACGTCGCGCGAGCTATCCTCGTCTTTTCGCTGACATTGATCGATTCCTTGTTTGTCCTCTACGTGCTCGTCTTCATTCTAAATATCGGTAACACGCTCTTTGAGACATCGTCCTTGATTTACATGACGAAGCTCGTCCCGGAGAACAGTCGCCAACGGTTTAATGCGTTGAAGAACTTCATTCAATCAGCCGGCTTCATTCTCGGACCGTCGATTGCCGGCTTCTTATTTTTGATCGGTTCACCGGAAACAGCGATCGTGTTGAACGCGGGAGCACTGCTACTTTCTGCTATCCTCCTGTCTTTCTTACCGAACGTTCATCTTACGTCTAAGGAGAAGACACCCTTCACACTCCGACTCATTCTCTCAGACTGGAAGGAGACGCTTGTCTTTGCAAGGACGCGGCGTTACATTGCTGTCGTCTACGCCTTGTATGCGCTCATGATCGTCTTGATGAGCGGACTCGATTCACTCGAAGCCTCGTTTGCGACGATTGTCCTAGAGGTGGACGAGAGCACATACGGTTTTCTCGTCAGTATTGCCGGAGTTGGTATCATCTGTGGCTCAGCCGTCAATGCAATTTTTACGCGTCGATTGACGCCCCGCTTTTTGATTCAATTCGGAGCACTGATGACGCCGGTCGGTTACTTGATTTTTGCCTCGGCGACGTCGTTCCTAATTGCAGCCATCGGCTTTTTCTTGCTAACCTTTGCCTTGGCGTTCGCGAACACTGGCTTCATGACGTTTGCTCAAACACACATCCCCGTTGAATTGATGGGACGATTCCTCAGTAGCATCCACGTCGTACAATCGACTGGTGTCATTCTACTGACTGCCTTGATTGGTTTTTATGCCGAGACATCGATCCGCTTGACGTATACTGTCGCTTCAGTTGGCTTCCTACTGATTGGTGGATTGATTGTCTTCATCGTGCAAGACCGAACGAAACGTCAATATTTTACGACCGAAACCGACGAAACGATTACACTTTCGTCATGA
- a CDS encoding peptidyl-alpha-hydroxyglycine alpha-amidating lyase family protein: protein MKKRFILIGTLATITVLGLVWFRGGSDPVMKENYQPIPKDTTYSGQITWPLETSDRSIAGEASGVAVAPNGDVYYLHRGSNAYGDDTLIKEPTLIVLDGKTKQVKKRLGASLFKSPHGLEVDNQNNIWITDISLNQVFKLDPSGKVLQTFGNTYGPFTEVGLRIRNVLPSIPLQLDEKTFARPTDITVFKDGSFAVSDGYRNSRIVIFDQKGNVKWEVNELGTKDGQFNLPHGISSDDEMNLYVADRNNARVQVFDRTGKHIDTWSSKELGRPYGIEVGANGKVYVADGGNYLNGQKKNAQSQIVILNKQGKIERRFGAWGKEAGQLRIAHDIAVSADGTIYIAELLNERLQRFSEK from the coding sequence ATGAAAAAACGATTTATTCTAATAGGGACGTTAGCGACCATCACCGTACTCGGTCTTGTCTGGTTTAGAGGCGGTTCGGATCCGGTCATGAAAGAGAACTATCAACCAATCCCGAAAGATACGACATACAGTGGACAGATCACATGGCCGCTGGAAACAAGCGATCGTTCGATTGCCGGTGAAGCAAGTGGCGTCGCCGTCGCTCCAAACGGTGACGTCTACTATTTACATCGAGGAAGTAACGCTTACGGGGATGACACACTGATCAAAGAACCAACATTGATCGTACTTGACGGGAAAACGAAACAAGTGAAGAAACGACTCGGTGCCAGTCTATTCAAGTCACCGCATGGTCTTGAAGTTGATAATCAAAACAACATCTGGATCACCGACATCAGCTTGAATCAAGTGTTCAAGCTTGATCCGTCCGGGAAAGTCTTGCAGACGTTCGGTAACACGTATGGTCCGTTCACGGAAGTCGGTCTACGCATTCGAAACGTCTTACCGAGCATCCCACTGCAACTAGATGAAAAAACGTTTGCCCGTCCGACAGACATCACCGTCTTCAAGGACGGCTCGTTCGCCGTGTCTGACGGGTACCGGAACAGTCGCATCGTCATATTCGATCAAAAAGGAAACGTCAAATGGGAAGTCAATGAACTCGGTACAAAAGACGGACAGTTCAATCTGCCACATGGGATCAGTAGTGACGATGAGATGAATCTCTACGTGGCGGACAGGAACAACGCCCGGGTTCAAGTCTTTGATCGAACTGGCAAACACATTGACACATGGTCATCTAAGGAACTCGGTCGCCCGTACGGGATCGAAGTCGGTGCGAACGGAAAAGTCTACGTCGCTGATGGCGGAAACTATTTAAACGGACAAAAAAAGAACGCGCAAAGCCAAATCGTCATCTTGAACAAACAAGGGAAAATCGAGAGACGATTCGGTGCGTGGGGGAAGGAAGCGGGACAACTCCGGATCGCACATGATATCGCGGTCAGTGCGGACGGAACGATCTATATCGCGGAATTGTTGAATGAACGATTGCAACGGTTTTCTGAAAAATGA
- a CDS encoding zinc-binding dehydrogenase, with amino-acid sequence MKAVTVTGHGGLDQLAYIDQETPQPKQGEVLIEIKACALNNTEIWMREGAYGAENESGWKAEGVQFPRIPGSDISGRIVAVGDGVAESEIGRDVVLFPFTASGEIEDEQSAEDLSFIGSEYDGGYAEYVCWPLELCYDMPLESYTDSAVFSVSGLTAWHMVEQLDLQKGQTVLVTGASGGVGSLNVQIAKRVFGARVIALVGDLKLKEQLQALGAEVVVSYRDPNWDQQVTETIGPVDAILDVVGDAVFKQGLDLLKRGGTYCISGSSGGQVTSLDFRTLYLKHIRLQGSVLGNRHDYEKLLEAVRTKTIQPVIDRTFPLAEAREAQAYFKQAGKFGKVVLIP; translated from the coding sequence ATGAAAGCAGTCACGGTCACAGGGCATGGTGGGCTCGATCAGCTCGCCTATATCGATCAAGAGACACCACAACCGAAACAAGGTGAAGTACTAATTGAAATCAAAGCATGTGCCTTAAACAATACGGAAATCTGGATGCGCGAAGGGGCATATGGTGCGGAGAACGAGTCGGGCTGGAAAGCAGAAGGGGTGCAATTCCCACGGATTCCTGGTTCAGATATCAGTGGACGAATCGTTGCGGTCGGAGACGGTGTCGCAGAATCGGAAATCGGACGTGACGTAGTCTTGTTCCCGTTTACAGCGAGTGGAGAAATCGAAGACGAACAGAGCGCCGAGGACTTGTCGTTCATCGGTTCCGAATATGACGGAGGGTATGCGGAGTATGTCTGTTGGCCACTCGAACTTTGTTACGACATGCCGCTTGAATCCTATACGGATAGTGCCGTCTTTTCGGTCAGTGGATTGACGGCGTGGCACATGGTCGAACAATTGGATTTACAAAAAGGACAAACGGTACTCGTAACAGGAGCGAGTGGGGGTGTCGGCTCACTCAACGTCCAGATTGCGAAGCGTGTCTTCGGTGCTCGAGTTATTGCGCTCGTTGGTGATCTTAAGCTGAAGGAGCAACTGCAAGCACTCGGAGCAGAAGTGGTCGTCTCCTACCGTGATCCGAACTGGGATCAGCAAGTGACGGAAACAATCGGTCCGGTCGATGCGATTCTCGATGTCGTCGGGGATGCCGTGTTCAAACAAGGACTTGATCTGTTGAAACGCGGCGGAACATATTGCATTTCTGGTTCATCCGGTGGACAGGTGACGTCGCTTGATTTCCGGACGCTTTATCTGAAGCATATTCGTTTGCAAGGATCAGTCCTTGGCAATCGCCATGATTATGAGAAGTTACTCGAGGCAGTTCGAACAAAAACGATTCAGCCTGTCATCGACCGGACGTTCCCGCTTGCTGAAGCACGTGAAGCGCAAGCCTATTTCAAACAAGCCGGGAAGTTCGGCAAGGTCGTCTTGATTCCATAA
- a CDS encoding DUF389 domain-containing protein, which yields MMVASVYDLQETRNKIDQELTIRSSNAVILMCAIFIASIGLNLNSIPVIIGAMLISPLMNPILGLGIALGLSDIPLFKKALRLLIVQLTISLVTSTIYFSFSPLTAASDELIARTFPTIWDVLIAFAGGLAGWIGLRKKGANNIVPGVAIATALMPPVCTIGYAIANQNLAYALGASYLFLINCSFILIATFLGVKWLLRSDNSLQIQSSRRINRSLIAFACLISIPSLYTAYVLSQESLFQTNLERYVDEEFRDTFVIEHRYDEERRSLTVTTLGMRYDAREREQLSESLDDYGLANVKLTVIQIPDLNQLDREQLEKLFTDQTQR from the coding sequence ATGATGGTGGCATCGGTCTATGATTTGCAGGAAACGAGGAATAAAATCGATCAGGAACTGACGATTCGCTCAAGTAACGCTGTCATCCTCATGTGTGCGATTTTCATTGCTTCCATCGGATTAAATCTGAACTCGATTCCTGTCATCATCGGCGCGATGCTGATTTCCCCGCTCATGAATCCGATTCTTGGACTCGGCATCGCACTTGGGCTATCAGATATCCCCTTGTTTAAAAAAGCATTGCGTCTCTTGATCGTTCAGTTGACGATCAGCCTCGTGACATCGACGATCTATTTCTCGTTTTCTCCGCTGACGGCAGCAAGTGACGAACTGATCGCGCGTACGTTCCCGACGATTTGGGATGTTCTGATTGCATTTGCCGGAGGGCTTGCCGGATGGATTGGTCTACGGAAGAAAGGTGCGAACAACATCGTTCCCGGCGTTGCGATCGCCACTGCCTTGATGCCTCCTGTCTGCACGATCGGATACGCGATCGCGAATCAGAATCTAGCCTATGCACTAGGGGCCAGTTATTTATTTTTGATTAACTGTAGCTTTATTTTGATTGCGACGTTTTTAGGTGTGAAATGGCTTCTACGGTCTGACAACAGTCTGCAAATCCAGTCCTCTCGCCGGATTAATCGTTCGTTGATTGCCTTCGCCTGTCTGATCAGTATTCCGAGCCTTTATACAGCGTACGTCTTAAGTCAGGAAAGTCTGTTCCAAACGAATCTCGAGCGGTATGTCGATGAGGAATTCCGAGACACGTTCGTGATTGAGCATCGTTATGATGAAGAGCGGCGGAGCTTAACAGTCACGACATTAGGTATGCGATATGATGCACGTGAGCGAGAACAGTTAAGCGAGTCATTAGACGATTACGGTCTGGCGAACGTCAAGTTGACAGTCATCCAAATCCCAGACTTGAATCAACTGGATCGGGAGCAATTGGAAAAACTGTTTACCGATCAAACCCAACGATGA
- a CDS encoding potassium channel family protein — protein MLAFFILIRNFFHVIRILFKQEEQKALMIMVGALFLIGTVFYHNVEKFSILDAFYFSVMTLATVGYGDLVPQTAFGKLFSIVYVMLGVGVLSAVIVNFNMALKQYHRDKKNKEERK, from the coding sequence ATGCTCGCGTTTTTTATCCTGATCCGTAATTTTTTTCATGTCATCCGTATCTTGTTCAAGCAAGAAGAACAAAAAGCATTGATGATCATGGTTGGTGCCCTTTTCTTAATTGGAACAGTCTTTTATCATAATGTCGAAAAATTTAGTATTCTCGATGCATTCTATTTTTCCGTCATGACGCTTGCGACGGTCGGGTATGGAGACCTTGTTCCGCAAACGGCGTTCGGAAAATTATTTTCGATCGTTTATGTCATGCTGGGTGTCGGTGTCCTCAGTGCGGTCATCGTTAACTTCAATATGGCGTTAAAACAATATCACCGGGATAAGAAGAACAAGGAGGAGCGGAAATGA
- a CDS encoding chloride channel protein, which yields MKSHLTHLIHCLLLGAIVGITAALFLNGINGSIHVVWHVLPDVVDLPYHGVWIGLLGGLGIGLVQKYIGDYPKTMHETVATFKNEGRVPYRGALWKNAGAAWIVLTCGASLGPEAALISILGGMVTWIGDRLRMTEPQRLTFLQTGYAAMISTIFHAPFVSVSEAIEEEPIQKNPSKWEKVQKIVYYGICTLIALVCFRGIMHLFPHTQVFSIKIPSIAWNMGVIWFIVPAVGVGIVFGLLFILLERWTDKVASTVTHPVRLALIAGLAIGLASLISPYLLFSGEHEILEFSKEASSWSIGALFLLAIGKGLLTHLCFSCGWRGGKIFPLIFSSTVIAFCLSSLSPFMPGLIITIVVTASCTVVLRQPLVTATLLLFLFPLQFFPLIVLLSLGIHQLMSRYGKYLPFSIV from the coding sequence ATGAAGTCCCACCTGACACATCTCATCCATTGTCTGCTACTTGGAGCAATCGTCGGGATAACTGCGGCACTCTTCTTAAATGGCATTAATGGATCGATTCATGTCGTCTGGCACGTGTTACCTGATGTGGTTGATCTACCGTATCATGGAGTATGGATTGGATTACTAGGGGGACTTGGGATCGGTTTGGTGCAAAAGTATATCGGCGATTATCCGAAGACGATGCACGAGACAGTGGCAACATTTAAAAATGAGGGACGTGTTCCCTACAGGGGAGCACTGTGGAAAAATGCGGGAGCGGCATGGATCGTGCTGACCTGCGGGGCGAGTCTCGGACCGGAAGCGGCGTTGATCAGCATCCTTGGCGGAATGGTGACTTGGATCGGTGACCGCTTGCGTATGACGGAGCCGCAACGGCTAACGTTTTTGCAGACAGGGTATGCCGCAATGATATCGACGATTTTTCATGCACCGTTTGTCAGTGTGTCGGAAGCAATCGAAGAGGAACCGATTCAGAAGAACCCTTCCAAATGGGAGAAAGTCCAAAAAATCGTCTATTATGGCATCTGTACGCTGATTGCCCTCGTGTGCTTTCGCGGCATCATGCATCTGTTTCCGCATACACAGGTGTTTTCGATTAAAATACCGTCTATCGCCTGGAACATGGGCGTCATTTGGTTCATAGTGCCTGCAGTAGGGGTCGGAATCGTCTTTGGACTCTTATTTATACTGCTGGAACGATGGACGGATAAGGTCGCTTCCACTGTTACGCATCCTGTCAGATTAGCATTAATTGCAGGTCTTGCGATTGGTCTCGCTTCGCTGATATCACCGTACCTGTTATTTTCAGGTGAACACGAGATTCTGGAGTTTTCAAAAGAAGCCTCTTCCTGGTCGATCGGGGCATTGTTTCTCCTTGCCATCGGAAAAGGCTTATTGACCCATTTATGTTTTTCCTGTGGCTGGAGAGGCGGAAAGATCTTTCCGTTGATTTTTTCGAGTACCGTCATCGCGTTTTGTCTCAGTTCACTCAGTCCGTTCATGCCGGGTCTCATCATCACGATTGTCGTCACCGCAAGTTGTACCGTCGTCTTGCGCCAACCTTTAGTGACGGCTACTTTATTATTATTTTTATTTCCACTTCAGTTCTTTCCACTTATCGTCCTATTATCTCTAGGTATTCATCAGTTGATGAGTCGCTACGGAAAATATCTTCCCTTTTCAATCGTTTGA